One part of the Acidobacteriota bacterium genome encodes these proteins:
- a CDS encoding prephenate dehydrogenase, which yields MSDDARRLPVVQPGRAGTIPATGDPPIFDKVAIVGFGLIGGSIALAARQLWPAGFVIGVDDKAVLERAMVRHAIDVAADDPVVMAEADLVILAAPVRDNLTILADLEQHVSGHAVVTDVGSAKRDIVSAARALPTRLTFIGGHPLGGAPRSGFDQARPDLFQTRPWLFTPTDDHHPEALDRLRRFVTALGATPHVVTAEAHDRLMAFLSHLPQLAASALMHVVGEEIGAEGLSLSGRGLSDTTRLASSPADIWRDICATNEDEIHVALDRLIAELETIRDGLSDGGAIDRVFESAAAWREVMAAGSRTAGR from the coding sequence ATGTCAGACGACGCGCGCCGCCTCCCCGTCGTGCAACCAGGGCGGGCCGGGACGATCCCGGCCACCGGCGACCCGCCGATCTTCGACAAGGTAGCCATCGTCGGCTTCGGGCTGATTGGTGGCTCCATCGCACTCGCCGCACGCCAACTCTGGCCTGCGGGTTTCGTTATCGGAGTCGACGACAAGGCGGTTCTCGAGCGCGCCATGGTCCGCCACGCGATTGACGTGGCGGCAGACGACCCGGTCGTGATGGCCGAGGCGGATCTCGTGATCCTGGCGGCGCCGGTCCGTGACAACCTGACGATCCTGGCCGACCTTGAACAGCACGTTTCCGGGCACGCCGTCGTCACCGACGTCGGCAGCGCCAAGCGGGACATCGTCTCGGCGGCACGCGCCCTGCCGACGCGCCTCACTTTCATCGGCGGACATCCGCTTGGCGGCGCGCCTCGGAGCGGGTTCGATCAGGCGCGCCCAGACCTCTTTCAGACTCGCCCCTGGCTCTTCACGCCGACGGACGATCATCACCCCGAGGCGCTCGACCGCCTCCGACGATTCGTCACCGCGCTCGGCGCGACACCGCACGTCGTCACCGCGGAGGCGCACGATCGGCTGATGGCATTCCTCAGCCACCTCCCGCAACTGGCGGCCAGTGCGCTAATGCACGTGGTGGGTGAGGAGATCGGAGCGGAGGGGCTTTCGCTGAGTGGTAGAGGGTTGTCCGATACGACGCGCCTCGCGTCGAGTCCGGCCGACATATGGCGGGACATCTGTGCAACGAACGAAGACGAAATCCACGTCGCACTCGATCGGCTTATTGCCGAACTGGAGACTATCCGCGATGGTCTCTCCGACGGAGGCGCGATAGACCGCGTGTTCGAGTCGGCCGCGGCGTGGCGCGAGGTGATGGCGGCAGGTTCCCGGACGGCGGGTCGCTGA
- a CDS encoding leucyl aminopeptidase, whose translation MPRTLTPDVTAGASLPAATDADVVAIPILGAPDADSLDDLPGLDGAADGAIARARTSGEFRAKRHETFVVHLRNDAWRTSRVVLVGAPAAKAGTVDANSGDTDRLRDAAAVVGRLTRARRFSRVAFVCRGPGDRQELARAAAEGLVLGGYCDTRYKTDADVMGNGRSGNSGDNPYACTVLQPDGTHTEAMGDAVRRGVALGDATNVARRLANEPSNILTPRVFAREAVEAVDGAGIHTEVLDERAIANLGMGLFLGVAQGSREPPRLLVMRHDPPGAPPSPLLALIGKGVTFDSGGISIKPAGGMEWMKSDMAGGAAVIGAMRAIGQLGARRRVLGVVPMTENMPGGRAIRPGDILTGASGTTVEVINTDAEGRLILGDAIWYARQQGATHLVDVATLTGACVIALGHATSGLFGRPKAWSATVRSAAARAGEAVWPMPLYEEYREQLRSEMADLMNVGGRSAGACTAASFLEAFTDGLPWAHLDIAGTAWHEKPRDEAAAGATGVMVRTLATLANDNGSWEA comes from the coding sequence ATGCCCCGCACGCTCACGCCGGACGTGACCGCCGGCGCGTCCCTTCCGGCTGCAACCGATGCGGACGTGGTGGCCATTCCGATTCTGGGCGCTCCAGACGCCGATTCGCTGGATGACCTTCCCGGACTTGACGGCGCGGCGGACGGCGCGATCGCCCGGGCACGCACGTCGGGCGAATTCCGCGCGAAGCGGCATGAGACGTTCGTCGTGCATCTTCGGAATGACGCCTGGAGGACGTCGCGCGTCGTCCTGGTGGGCGCACCGGCAGCGAAGGCCGGCACGGTAGATGCCAACTCCGGCGATACGGATCGCTTGCGCGACGCCGCGGCTGTCGTGGGACGTCTCACGCGCGCGCGGCGTTTCTCGCGCGTGGCGTTCGTCTGCCGTGGTCCGGGCGACCGGCAGGAGTTGGCGCGGGCCGCGGCGGAAGGCCTGGTCCTTGGCGGCTATTGCGACACCCGCTACAAGACCGATGCCGACGTCATGGGGAATGGGCGCTCTGGCAATTCCGGCGACAACCCATACGCCTGCACGGTTCTCCAGCCGGATGGAACGCACACGGAGGCAATGGGAGACGCGGTCCGGCGCGGCGTGGCCCTGGGAGATGCAACCAACGTGGCGCGTCGTCTCGCAAACGAACCATCCAACATACTGACGCCCCGCGTCTTCGCCCGGGAGGCGGTCGAAGCGGTCGACGGCGCCGGCATCCATACGGAGGTGCTCGACGAGCGCGCAATCGCGAACTTAGGGATGGGGCTATTCCTCGGCGTCGCCCAGGGAAGTCGCGAACCGCCCCGTCTCCTCGTGATGCGCCATGACCCTCCCGGCGCCCCGCCGTCACCGCTGCTTGCCCTCATCGGCAAAGGAGTTACCTTCGACAGCGGCGGCATCTCGATCAAGCCGGCGGGCGGCATGGAGTGGATGAAGAGCGATATGGCGGGCGGAGCAGCCGTGATCGGTGCGATGCGCGCAATCGGCCAGCTCGGCGCCCGGCGCCGAGTGCTAGGTGTAGTTCCCATGACCGAGAACATGCCCGGTGGACGCGCGATCCGTCCGGGTGACATCCTGACCGGAGCCAGCGGTACGACGGTCGAGGTAATAAACACGGATGCCGAGGGGCGTCTGATCCTGGGCGACGCGATCTGGTACGCGCGCCAGCAGGGTGCTACCCACCTGGTTGATGTCGCAACCCTGACCGGCGCCTGCGTGATTGCGCTAGGCCATGCCACGAGTGGACTCTTCGGGCGGCCCAAAGCCTGGTCCGCGACCGTACGCAGCGCGGCTGCGCGCGCGGGCGAGGCGGTCTGGCCGATGCCGCTTTACGAGGAGTACCGGGAACAGCTACGGTCGGAGATGGCCGACCTCATGAACGTCGGCGGACGATCGGCGGGCGCCTGCACCGCCGCATCGTTCCTCGAGGCCTTCACTGACGGTTTGCCCTGGGCCCATCTCGACATCGCGGGCACCGCCTGGCACGAGAAACCCCGCGACGAAGCGGCGGCCGGCGCGACAGGCGTGATGGTCCGGACACTCGCGACTCTGGCGAACGACAACGGCTCCTGGGAGGCATGA
- the rsmA gene encoding ribosomal RNA small subunit methyltransferase A, whose translation MKRKIQATGSRRRRLGQHFLEPGWVARVIDTVAPEAHEHILEIGPGHGALTLPLAARAARIVAVERDPALARGLQERVPDTVEIVEQDILADDLREWARRLRNHGPADATLRIAGNLPYSISSPILTMMLRSARAAGFRDAVLMLQREVAERVVAEPGMRDYGPLAILTMLHATARCVLQLPPRAFRPPPKVRSTVVTLRFRDLPCGPPDPARFDAFVRRLFTRRRKQLVNALLPAEDPANRDPAGICRAAGIDPARRPGTLSLIELMALDAALVTAGG comes from the coding sequence ATGAAGCGGAAGATACAAGCGACCGGTAGCCGTCGCCGGCGCCTGGGCCAGCATTTCCTGGAACCTGGCTGGGTCGCGAGAGTGATCGATACGGTAGCGCCGGAGGCTCACGAACACATTCTGGAGATCGGTCCCGGGCACGGTGCGCTGACCCTGCCACTGGCGGCTCGCGCGGCCAGGATCGTGGCGGTCGAACGCGATCCAGCGCTAGCACGCGGGTTGCAGGAGCGTGTCCCCGACACCGTCGAGATCGTCGAGCAGGACATTCTGGCTGACGATCTAAGGGAATGGGCGCGTCGCCTGCGGAACCATGGGCCAGCCGACGCAACGCTGCGGATAGCTGGCAACCTCCCCTACTCGATCTCCTCGCCGATTCTCACAATGATGCTTCGGAGCGCGCGTGCCGCAGGATTCCGCGATGCCGTTCTTATGCTGCAACGCGAAGTGGCGGAACGAGTGGTGGCGGAGCCCGGAATGCGCGACTATGGTCCGCTTGCGATTCTGACCATGCTTCACGCCACGGCGCGTTGCGTGCTGCAGCTTCCGCCGCGCGCGTTCCGTCCGCCGCCCAAGGTCCGCTCCACGGTGGTGACCCTCAGGTTCCGCGACCTGCCGTGTGGGCCGCCCGATCCTGCTCGGTTCGACGCATTCGTCCGGCGGCTCTTCACGCGACGGCGCAAGCAGCTCGTGAATGCCCTGCTGCCGGCGGAAGATCCTGCGAACCGGGATCCGGCCGGGATTTGCCGGGCGGCCGGCATTGACCCGGCACGGCGGCCTGGCACTCTGTCCCTCATCGAGCTGATGGCTCTGGACGCGGCGCTGGTCACCGCGGGCGGATGA
- a CDS encoding metallopeptidase family protein yields MTSARFGELVSDAQRRIPEELRELMENVVLVVEDRPSAETLAELDITPPDTLYGLYEGTPLTEREWSMSGMLPDRITIFREPILVDAEDEDAVRDMIVETVIHEFGHHFGLSEEEIDEAEALWRDQWFEARGLDPDEAEDTSDR; encoded by the coding sequence ATGACCAGCGCGCGGTTTGGAGAGCTGGTGTCCGACGCGCAGCGGCGTATCCCCGAAGAGTTGCGCGAGTTGATGGAGAACGTGGTGCTGGTGGTGGAGGACCGTCCGTCTGCGGAGACGCTCGCCGAGCTCGACATTACGCCTCCCGACACGCTGTACGGGCTTTACGAAGGAACGCCGTTAACGGAACGTGAATGGAGCATGAGCGGCATGTTGCCGGATCGCATCACCATCTTCCGGGAGCCGATCCTGGTGGATGCCGAAGACGAGGATGCTGTGCGCGACATGATTGTCGAGACGGTGATCCACGAGTTCGGCCACCACTTCGGTCTGAGCGAGGAGGAGATTGACGAAGCGGAAGCGCTCTGGCGGGACCAGTGGTTCGAAGCGCGCGGACTCGATCCAGATGAAGCGGAAGATACAAGCGACCGGTAG
- the nth gene encoding endonuclease III, with the protein MRVSKTVARRILRALERLHPGADTELRYATPFELLTATILSAQCTDARVNEVTPALFRRYPDASALARARPETIERLIRTTGFFRSKTRALLGMAGALVKRHGGDVPPSMDDLVGLPGVGRKTANVVLGHAFGIPGFPVDRHVLRVTRRLGLIATDDPVAAETALCRLLPRTKWTVASDSFILHGRRICRPRPLCDRCGARSDCAYAANPTMVERDGRQAAGHR; encoded by the coding sequence GTGCGGGTGTCGAAGACAGTCGCGCGACGCATCCTGCGAGCGCTGGAGCGACTCCATCCTGGAGCTGATACGGAGTTGCGCTACGCGACGCCGTTCGAGCTGTTGACGGCGACGATCCTGTCGGCTCAGTGCACGGACGCGCGGGTAAACGAGGTGACGCCGGCGCTGTTCCGGCGCTACCCGGACGCGTCGGCGCTCGCTCGTGCGCGACCTGAGACAATCGAGCGGCTCATCCGGACCACCGGCTTCTTCCGGTCGAAGACACGCGCGCTGCTTGGCATGGCGGGCGCGCTCGTCAAACGCCATGGCGGGGATGTTCCGCCCTCCATGGACGATCTCGTCGGGCTGCCGGGTGTCGGCCGCAAGACCGCCAACGTGGTCCTCGGGCATGCGTTCGGAATCCCGGGCTTCCCGGTTGATCGGCACGTGTTGCGCGTCACGCGCCGGCTCGGTCTTATCGCGACCGACGATCCGGTCGCCGCCGAGACGGCGCTCTGCCGGCTCCTTCCGCGCACCAAGTGGACCGTCGCGTCGGATTCGTTCATCCTGCACGGGCGGAGGATCTGCAGGCCTAGACCGCTCTGTGACCGTTGCGGCGCCCGTTCGGATTGCGCGTACGCCGCAAACCCGACGATGGTCGAACGAGACGGGCGGCAGGCGGCGGGGCATCGATGA
- a CDS encoding DUF3467 domain-containing protein, producing MAERKQINFTVVPGEPGDAPRFYSNFCALSHTPYDFTLTFCEVQPPTESDVRRAETNRQLRAPVRAQIVVPAQFIPNLIAALQNHLRNFSESPPKVTPPRDAVH from the coding sequence ATGGCTGAACGCAAGCAAATCAACTTCACCGTCGTGCCGGGCGAACCGGGTGACGCGCCCCGTTTCTACTCGAACTTTTGCGCGCTTTCTCACACGCCGTATGATTTCACGCTTACTTTCTGTGAAGTTCAACCGCCAACCGAGAGCGACGTGCGGCGGGCCGAGACGAATCGGCAGCTTCGGGCGCCGGTTCGCGCGCAGATTGTCGTGCCGGCGCAGTTCATCCCCAACCTGATTGCGGCGCTGCAGAACCATCTGCGCAACTTCAGCGAGTCGCCACCCAAAGTGACGCCGCCCCGCGATGCCGTCCACTGA
- the lexA gene encoding transcriptional repressor LexA, with protein MFRRRVEKDLVERLFDRPPVRRAERPSLTGARDCRPYRDGHQPRHALTVPRCRTAAARWDTLRPETLVQPALTRRQRQILDFLRECIDREGRPPSLEEIGQRFGLSSLATVHKHLTNLEDKGFIKRSWNRSRAITLLPARTGARAVDVPLLGYLAAGMPIDAVLPRETVAVPEDLARESDLYALAVRGDTLLEEQIRHGDIVIIAERKGVRNGDLVLALIDRKAVTVRGFRQRGQRIHLGAATPAVGASAVDAGRVQVQGVVIGVMRTY; from the coding sequence ATGTTCCGTCGCCGCGTTGAGAAGGATCTGGTCGAGCGCCTCTTCGACCGCCCGCCCGTCCGCCGCGCTGAGCGTCCCAGTCTGACCGGCGCTCGCGATTGCCGCCCCTACCGCGATGGCCATCAGCCACGGCACGCTCTCACTGTACCACGCTGCCGAACCGCCGCCGCGCGGTGGGATACACTCCGACCGGAGACCCTCGTGCAACCGGCTCTGACACGTCGGCAACGACAAATCCTCGACTTCCTGCGGGAGTGCATCGACCGGGAGGGCCGCCCGCCGAGTCTGGAGGAGATTGGCCAGCGCTTCGGCCTCTCCTCGCTCGCCACCGTGCACAAACACCTGACGAATCTGGAGGACAAGGGATTCATCAAGCGGTCCTGGAACCGGAGTCGAGCGATCACGTTGCTACCGGCGCGGACCGGCGCGCGCGCGGTCGATGTCCCACTGCTTGGTTACCTGGCGGCCGGTATGCCGATAGACGCTGTGCTCCCACGAGAGACGGTGGCAGTACCGGAAGATCTCGCCCGCGAGAGCGATCTCTATGCGCTCGCCGTGAGGGGCGACACGTTGCTCGAGGAGCAGATTCGCCACGGGGACATCGTCATCATCGCTGAGCGAAAAGGCGTAAGGAATGGCGACCTCGTATTGGCCCTCATCGACAGGAAGGCGGTGACGGTGCGCGGTTTCCGCCAGCGGGGCCAGCGTATTCACCTGGGAGCGGCGACTCCTGCCGTCGGGGCCAGCGCAGTCGACGCCGGGCGCGTGCAGGTGCAAGGGGTCGTCATTGGTGTCATGCGAACATACTGA